A single genomic interval of uncultured Desulfobulbus sp. harbors:
- a CDS encoding sigma 54-interacting transcriptional regulator: protein MRVQQIMRTELHCCGENSSLQQASLDLGRGRAEELVVLRTNGTPMGILNRHGIVAAVSRGLLPNTPVGNLRYSPFGQVTIDTQLGTLVDTSYTYWIVVEQDQLVGLVRRSELDRILTGNPTAFFARLEPVLDGIGAPILAVDGKRRVLLVNQAACREIGHAREDLLGRPITAVLESCHADVPPLVTGGARTETFRLHGQVYLTSWAAMELHGKPLGELAFLRDISAYTSLSTELDRVTDLSMELNAIIDSSFDGIYVTDGASKTLRVNRAYERISGIKSSEVVGRTMVDLVAEGFYNESATLKVLEEKRPVTIVQQIIKTGKTIVVTGNPVFDDSGGIFRVVTNVRDVTELNQLQEKLKKMEQLQSRYEMELKQLRGDADDQRKFVIKSKKMLEIYGLALKLAKVDSTILIQGDSGVGKEVFSEIVHKHGARRNKPFVKISCAAIPENLLESELFGYAPGAFTGAIREGRAGIFEVAHGGTIFLDEIGELPMSLQVKLLRVLQEREIVRVGGSRPIKVDTRIMAATNRDLEEMVRQKQFRKDLFFRLNVVPVLIPSLRERREAISHFIYFFLDKHNQKYGFSRQITPETVDALVEYDWPGNVRELENMIERMVVMAQGEIITADDLPGRVRGGQCADAPTSLEGKPLKIALAELEQQLLRAALEKHGSSRKAAAVLGIDQSTVVRKAGRLGIRVGE from the coding sequence ATGAGGGTACAGCAGATCATGCGGACAGAGTTGCACTGTTGTGGCGAGAACAGCTCTCTGCAGCAGGCCTCGCTGGATCTCGGCAGGGGGCGGGCCGAGGAATTGGTCGTGCTGCGCACCAATGGCACGCCCATGGGGATCCTCAATCGCCATGGCATCGTTGCCGCCGTCTCCCGCGGGCTGTTGCCCAATACGCCGGTGGGCAACCTGCGCTACTCTCCCTTTGGCCAGGTCACCATCGACACCCAGCTCGGCACCCTGGTGGACACCTCCTACACCTACTGGATTGTGGTGGAACAGGACCAGCTGGTCGGCCTGGTGCGCCGTTCCGAGTTGGACCGCATTCTCACCGGCAATCCAACCGCCTTCTTCGCCCGGCTGGAGCCGGTGCTCGACGGTATCGGCGCCCCCATTCTCGCGGTCGACGGCAAGCGCAGGGTGTTGCTGGTCAACCAGGCCGCCTGCAGGGAGATCGGACATGCCAGGGAAGATCTCCTCGGTCGTCCCATAACCGCGGTGCTCGAATCCTGTCATGCCGATGTACCGCCGCTGGTCACAGGCGGTGCGCGTACCGAAACCTTTCGTCTCCACGGCCAGGTCTACCTCACCAGTTGGGCCGCGATGGAGTTGCATGGCAAGCCGCTTGGCGAGTTGGCCTTTCTGCGCGACATCTCCGCCTATACCTCCCTTTCCACCGAACTCGACCGGGTGACGGATCTTTCCATGGAGCTCAACGCCATTATCGACTCCTCCTTTGACGGCATCTATGTCACCGATGGCGCAAGCAAAACCCTGCGGGTCAACCGTGCCTATGAGCGCATCAGCGGTATAAAGAGCAGCGAGGTCGTGGGCAGGACCATGGTGGATTTGGTGGCCGAGGGGTTTTACAACGAGTCCGCCACGCTCAAGGTCCTGGAGGAGAAGCGGCCGGTGACCATTGTCCAGCAGATCATCAAGACCGGAAAGACCATCGTGGTCACCGGCAATCCGGTCTTTGATGATTCCGGCGGCATCTTTCGCGTGGTGACCAATGTGCGCGATGTAACCGAGCTCAACCAGTTGCAGGAAAAGCTCAAGAAGATGGAGCAGCTGCAGAGCCGCTACGAGATGGAGCTCAAGCAGCTGCGGGGGGATGCGGACGATCAGCGTAAGTTTGTGATCAAGTCCAAGAAGATGCTGGAAATCTACGGTCTGGCCTTGAAGCTCGCCAAGGTGGACTCGACCATTCTCATCCAGGGGGATTCCGGCGTGGGCAAGGAGGTGTTCTCCGAGATCGTCCATAAACATGGCGCGCGGCGCAACAAGCCCTTTGTCAAGATCAGTTGCGCCGCCATTCCGGAGAACCTGCTGGAGTCGGAACTCTTTGGTTATGCCCCCGGGGCTTTTACCGGCGCTATTCGCGAAGGGCGGGCCGGAATCTTCGAGGTTGCCCACGGCGGCACCATTTTTCTCGATGAAATCGGGGAGCTGCCGATGAGTCTGCAGGTGAAGCTTTTGCGGGTGCTGCAGGAGCGGGAAATCGTCCGCGTCGGCGGCTCTCGGCCGATCAAGGTGGATACGCGGATCATGGCGGCCACCAACCGCGACCTTGAAGAGATGGTCCGTCAAAAACAGTTTCGCAAAGACCTGTTTTTCCGGCTCAATGTGGTTCCGGTGCTCATTCCGTCCCTGAGGGAGCGCAGGGAGGCCATCTCCCATTTTATTTACTTTTTTCTTGATAAGCACAATCAAAAATACGGCTTCAGCAGGCAGATCACCCCCGAGACGGTCGATGCCCTGGTGGAGTATGACTGGCCCGGAAATGTGCGCGAGTTGGAAAACATGATCGAGCGCATGGTGGTCATGGCCCAGGGCGAGATCATCACCGCCGACGATCTGCCCGGGCGGGTGCGGGGCGGCCAGTGCGCGGATGCCCCGACTTCCCTGGAGGGGAAGCCGCTCAAGATCGCCCTGGCCGAGTTGGAGCAGCAGCTGCTGC
- a CDS encoding 4Fe-4S dicluster domain-containing protein has translation MKVLRKIVEIDDELCNGCGQCVPDCAEGSLRIVDGKARLVADKLCDGLGACLGSCPTGALKVIEREADEFDEEAVEQFLAEEKKAAQAPQSGGCPSAQIQHLRPMTPCQQANAPSSQIGSALSHWPIQIRLILATAPFLEGCDLLVAADCTTPAYAGLQQDFLSGRVVMMGCPKFDDQQLYVERFTEIFRTRTLNSLTILIMEVPCCHAMLQIIEQAWKAVKPKFPVRHVVISTKGEIKGETTW, from the coding sequence ATGAAAGTATTGCGAAAGATTGTTGAGATTGATGACGAACTCTGCAACGGCTGCGGCCAGTGCGTGCCCGATTGTGCCGAGGGGTCACTGCGGATTGTCGACGGCAAGGCGCGTCTGGTTGCCGATAAGCTCTGTGACGGTCTCGGCGCCTGTCTGGGCTCCTGTCCGACCGGGGCACTGAAGGTTATCGAGCGCGAGGCGGATGAGTTTGACGAGGAGGCGGTGGAGCAGTTCCTCGCCGAGGAGAAAAAGGCAGCGCAAGCCCCTCAAAGCGGCGGCTGCCCTTCGGCGCAGATCCAGCATCTCAGGCCCATGACCCCATGCCAGCAGGCCAATGCGCCCAGCAGCCAGATCGGCTCGGCGCTTTCCCACTGGCCGATTCAGATTCGCCTGATCCTGGCGACCGCGCCCTTTCTGGAAGGCTGCGATCTCCTCGTTGCCGCCGACTGCACCACCCCGGCCTATGCCGGTCTCCAGCAGGATTTTCTCAGCGGTCGGGTGGTGATGATGGGGTGCCCCAAATTTGATGACCAGCAGTTGTATGTCGAGCGGTTCACCGAGATTTTCCGAACCCGTACGCTCAATTCGCTCACCATTCTCATCATGGAGGTCCCCTGTTGCCATGCCATGCTGCAGATCATTGAGCAGGCCTGGAAGGCGGTCAAACCGAAGTTCCCGGTGCGGCATGTGGTGATCTCCACCAAGGGCGAAATCAAGGGGGAAACCACCTGGTAA
- a CDS encoding nitrite reductase, protein MTENLKTYLVLPHFDAGLLSPEDLERLAALARTYNIPQTKITGAQRVAFLGMEEANIAALKAELGLPVGTPQSRHRVHYVQACPGKTWCKYGHQDALGLGERIKNLELDGPLPAKVKVGISGCRFCCCESWMRDVGLAGESKGWRFTFGGNAAGRPRVGDVVADQLSADEAVELVGKTLNYYLQEAKFKSRTARFMERFGIEELKKAVLG, encoded by the coding sequence ATGACTGAAAACTTGAAGACCTATCTCGTGTTGCCCCATTTCGATGCCGGTTTGCTGAGCCCCGAGGATCTTGAGCGGTTGGCCGCCCTGGCCCGCACATACAACATTCCCCAAACCAAGATCACCGGTGCTCAGCGGGTCGCCTTTCTGGGGATGGAAGAGGCGAACATTGCCGCCCTCAAGGCGGAGTTGGGCCTGCCCGTGGGAACTCCGCAAAGCCGTCACCGGGTGCACTATGTCCAGGCCTGTCCGGGCAAGACCTGGTGCAAGTACGGGCATCAGGATGCGCTTGGCCTCGGCGAACGGATCAAAAATCTGGAGTTGGATGGCCCTCTGCCGGCCAAGGTCAAGGTGGGGATTTCCGGGTGCCGTTTTTGTTGCTGCGAGTCCTGGATGCGCGACGTCGGCTTGGCCGGGGAGAGCAAGGGCTGGCGTTTTACCTTTGGCGGCAACGCCGCCGGTCGGCCCCGGGTCGGCGATGTGGTGGCCGATCAGTTGAGCGCGGACGAGGCGGTGGAGCTGGTTGGAAAAACCCTGAATTACTATTTGCAAGAGGCGAAGTTTAAGAGTCGTACGGCCCGGTTCATGGAGCGATTCGGCATAGAGGAACTCAAGAAGGCGGTTCTCGGCTGA
- the hcp gene encoding hydroxylamine reductase, with product MFCNQCEQTAKGIGCNVIGVCGKNEEVADLQDLLIHALQGLALFAQEGRKLGIVDEAIDRFTFEAIFSTLTNVDFDPDRFVALINKTVELREAMKARVAAAGGKTDFSEAPATFVPAGTAAEMAAQGKALNLIENLDSDVNIRSLKQTLLYGLKGIAAYADHAAILGQTDPAIAAFCYEALAVLLVPGLTVEQCVPVAMKAGEINLRTMELLDAANTGTYGHPVPTPVPLGHRKGKCILITGHDLHDLELLLKQTEGKGIDVYTHGEMLPCHAYPELKKYPHFYGHYGTAWQNQQKEFPNFPGPILFTTNCIQKPREEYIDRVFTNGLVGWPGVKHISDKDYSAVVEMALAMDGFTDDVEKGQVLVGFARNSVLGVADKVIEAVKSKAIRHFFLVGGCDGAKPGRDYFTKFVEQVPADCMVLTLACGKFRFFDKNLGDIGGIPRLLDVGQCNDAYSAIQIALALAKAFDCGVNDLPLSLIISWYEQKAVAILLTLLYLGIKDIRLGPSLPAFVSPAVLEFLVNTFDIKPVDTPEADLKAILG from the coding sequence ATGTTTTGTAATCAGTGTGAACAGACGGCCAAGGGGATCGGCTGCAATGTCATCGGCGTGTGCGGCAAGAACGAGGAAGTGGCCGATCTTCAGGATCTGCTCATCCACGCCCTGCAGGGCCTGGCCCTGTTTGCCCAGGAAGGCCGCAAGCTGGGTATTGTAGACGAGGCCATTGATCGATTCACCTTTGAGGCGATCTTCTCCACCCTGACCAACGTTGATTTTGATCCGGATCGTTTTGTCGCCCTGATCAACAAGACCGTTGAGTTGCGTGAAGCGATGAAGGCCAGGGTTGCTGCCGCCGGTGGCAAAACCGATTTCAGCGAGGCCCCGGCCACCTTTGTTCCCGCCGGCACTGCCGCCGAGATGGCCGCCCAGGGCAAGGCGCTCAACCTGATCGAGAATCTGGATAGCGATGTCAATATCCGTTCGCTCAAACAGACCCTGCTGTACGGGCTCAAGGGCATTGCCGCCTATGCCGACCATGCCGCCATCCTCGGCCAGACCGATCCGGCCATTGCCGCCTTCTGCTACGAGGCCCTGGCCGTGCTGCTGGTGCCCGGTTTGACCGTTGAGCAGTGTGTGCCGGTGGCGATGAAGGCCGGGGAGATCAACCTGCGCACCATGGAGCTGCTCGATGCGGCCAACACCGGAACCTATGGTCATCCCGTTCCCACGCCGGTACCGCTTGGACATCGCAAGGGCAAATGTATCCTCATTACCGGGCATGATCTCCACGACCTGGAGTTGCTCCTCAAGCAGACCGAGGGCAAGGGGATCGATGTCTATACCCACGGTGAGATGCTGCCCTGTCACGCCTATCCGGAGCTGAAAAAATATCCGCATTTCTACGGCCATTACGGCACGGCCTGGCAGAATCAGCAGAAGGAGTTCCCCAATTTTCCGGGACCGATCCTGTTCACCACCAACTGCATCCAGAAGCCGCGCGAGGAGTATATCGACCGCGTGTTCACCAACGGTCTGGTCGGCTGGCCCGGGGTCAAGCACATCAGCGACAAGGATTACTCCGCTGTGGTGGAGATGGCGCTGGCCATGGACGGTTTCACCGACGATGTCGAGAAAGGCCAGGTCCTGGTCGGTTTTGCCCGCAACTCCGTGCTGGGGGTGGCCGACAAGGTGATCGAGGCGGTCAAGTCCAAGGCGATCCGCCACTTCTTCCTCGTGGGCGGTTGCGACGGCGCCAAGCCCGGGCGGGATTACTTCACCAAGTTTGTCGAGCAGGTGCCCGCTGACTGCATGGTTCTGACGCTCGCCTGCGGCAAGTTCCGTTTCTTTGACAAGAACCTGGGCGATATCGGCGGGATCCCGCGCCTGTTGGATGTGGGCCAGTGCAATGACGCCTACTCCGCCATCCAAATCGCCCTTGCCCTGGCCAAGGCCTTTGACTGCGGCGTCAATGACCTGCCGCTCTCCCTGATCATCTCCTGGTACGAGCAGAAGGCGGTGGCGATTCTTCTGACCCTGCTGTACCTGGGCATCAAGGACATCCGCCTCGGACCGTCGTTGCCGGCCTTCGTCAGCCCGGCGGTGCTCGAGTTCCTGGTGAATACCTTTGATATCAAGCCGGTGGACACTCCTGAGGCTGATCTCAAGGCGATTCTCGGCTAA
- a CDS encoding Crp/Fnr family transcriptional regulator: MLNKNKLLASSLLFSGLPDEHIRKISEITVSKTYRKGEAIFFDGDPGIGFYMVATGKVKIFKTSFDGKEQILHIFGPGEPFGEVPVFHGNPFPANAETLSESVVLFFPRREFVDLITVQPSLTLNMLAVLALRLRRFTTQVENLSLKEVPGRLASYLEYLMEEQNRQDQVTLDIPKGQLASLLGTSSETLSRIFNKMTEEGLIRVEGKTIHILDHERLKER, encoded by the coding sequence ATGCTCAACAAAAACAAGCTGCTCGCATCAAGCCTTCTTTTCAGCGGACTCCCCGACGAACACATTCGAAAAATCAGCGAAATAACGGTCAGCAAGACCTATCGCAAGGGCGAGGCAATCTTTTTTGACGGCGACCCGGGGATCGGATTCTACATGGTCGCCACAGGCAAGGTGAAAATTTTCAAGACCTCCTTTGACGGCAAGGAGCAGATCCTGCACATCTTCGGGCCGGGTGAGCCCTTTGGCGAGGTGCCGGTGTTCCATGGCAATCCCTTCCCGGCCAATGCCGAAACCTTGAGCGAAAGCGTGGTTCTCTTTTTTCCGAGAAGGGAATTCGTCGATCTGATCACTGTCCAGCCTTCGCTGACCCTCAACATGCTCGCAGTGCTCGCCCTCCGGTTGCGCCGTTTCACCACCCAGGTGGAAAACCTCTCCCTCAAGGAGGTCCCCGGTCGACTGGCCTCGTACCTCGAGTACCTGATGGAGGAACAAAACCGCCAGGATCAGGTCACGCTCGATATTCCCAAGGGCCAGCTCGCCAGCCTGCTCGGCACCAGTTCGGAAACCCTGTCACGAATTTTCAACAAGATGACTGAGGAAGGCCTGATTCGGGTGGAAGGGAAGACGATCCACATCCTTGACCATGAACGGCTCAAGGAGCGCTGA
- a CDS encoding DJ-1/PfpI family protein, which yields MTAKKILMLVGDYVEDYEVMVPFQALSMLGYQVDAVCPDKKAGEFVRTSVHDFEGDQTYSEKRGHNFTLNADFTAIKPEEYIGLVIPGGRAPEYLRLNDKVLDIVKDFAAANKPIAAICHGAQLLTAAGVLAGRDCSAYPACSPEIRQAGGRYVDVAMDAAHVEGNLVTAPAWPAHPAWLARFVEKLGAKISL from the coding sequence ATGACAGCAAAAAAGATCTTGATGCTGGTCGGCGATTATGTCGAGGATTATGAAGTCATGGTGCCGTTCCAGGCCCTGAGCATGCTGGGGTACCAGGTGGATGCGGTCTGTCCGGACAAGAAGGCCGGCGAGTTTGTCCGCACCTCTGTCCACGATTTCGAGGGTGACCAGACCTACAGTGAGAAACGTGGCCATAATTTCACCCTGAATGCCGATTTCACCGCGATCAAGCCGGAGGAGTACATTGGCCTGGTGATTCCCGGTGGCCGTGCACCGGAATACCTCCGCCTCAACGACAAGGTGCTGGATATTGTCAAAGATTTCGCTGCAGCCAACAAACCGATCGCCGCCATCTGCCATGGGGCCCAGTTGCTGACCGCAGCGGGCGTGCTCGCCGGACGCGACTGTTCGGCCTACCCGGCCTGTTCGCCGGAAATTCGCCAGGCCGGCGGCAGGTATGTGGATGTGGCCATGGACGCCGCCCACGTCGAGGGCAACCTGGTGACGGCACCCGCCTGGCCGGCCCATCCGGCTTGGCTTGCCCGGTTCGTCGAAAAATTAGGGGCCAAGATCAGTCTCTGA
- a CDS encoding transporter: MRDYIPAPPDTLLSLLYYHYISGDDLNVGGHKAADVDLSQNLFLLREVYYMKIGSIVADPQFILPFGSSSFDMGARSDDSDGIGDLILLCTFWLYNNPETKTYVGLTPYLYLPTGDYDDDQIVNLGANRFAFQAEVGLVKGWEVQPGHNLYLEVSPSLFFYGDNDDYLGNQELSQDPVFALESHLSYDLTEKLVVGLSYFGQWGDKSEVDGIKVDGTNINTQTLGASMAFNFAPGWQFLLQYKQDVKVNYGVEAQVFQGRLFYATDFGGLFH, from the coding sequence ATGCGTGACTATATCCCAGCTCCGCCGGACACTTTGCTCTCATTGCTGTATTATCACTACATCAGTGGAGACGATCTCAATGTCGGCGGGCACAAGGCCGCAGATGTCGATCTCTCGCAAAATCTTTTCCTCCTCAGAGAGGTGTACTACATGAAAATCGGTTCCATCGTGGCCGATCCCCAGTTCATTCTCCCCTTTGGCAGCTCTTCCTTTGACATGGGTGCCCGCAGCGATGATTCCGATGGCATCGGTGACCTCATCCTCCTTTGCACCTTCTGGTTGTACAACAACCCGGAGACAAAAACCTACGTTGGCCTCACCCCCTATCTCTACCTGCCCACCGGCGATTACGATGACGATCAAATCGTGAACCTGGGTGCCAACCGTTTTGCTTTCCAAGCCGAGGTCGGCTTGGTCAAAGGCTGGGAGGTACAGCCCGGTCACAATCTCTACCTTGAAGTCTCCCCCAGCCTTTTTTTCTATGGCGACAACGATGATTATCTCGGCAACCAGGAACTTTCCCAGGATCCGGTATTCGCCCTGGAGAGCCATCTGAGCTACGATCTGACCGAAAAACTGGTTGTCGGCCTGAGTTACTTCGGCCAATGGGGAGATAAAAGCGAGGTTGACGGTATCAAGGTTGACGGCACCAACATCAACACCCAGACCCTCGGTGCATCCATGGCCTTCAACTTTGCCCCCGGCTGGCAGTTCCTGCTCCAGTATAAACAGGACGTCAAGGTCAACTACGGCGTCGAGGCCCAGGTTTTCCAGGGACGTCTCTTTTACGCCACCGACTTCGGCGGCCTGTTCCATTAA
- a CDS encoding MFS transporter: protein MIGNILKLNIFASLKMMLFPMAIITVFWKDHIGLSLSEILLVNVFFSSANLVMEYPSGYVSDRLGYRLSLVIACCFGICGYAAYLFAHSFWQVIGAELLLGVCYAFISGSDNALLYESLRADGRAELYTRCDGRMASCAQIGEAGGALCAGLMYVANPLLPFMAQIAVWTMALLVALSLKEPAAEKGPHISSHISEALRISRYALTEKPVIRATMCFGLLLGLSSFYPVWLVQPFMQDCGVPLTWFGPIWAGANLMVAFCAYHSHKLLDRFGLERMVLLFLALVLCGYLGLGLTSMAGSFLFYYLLTAMRGLQGPITRSLLQERATRHMRASILSLHNLLFRLGYVVSGPAIGWISDHRGIQSAFLALACGFALLLPLAARTFLKHQRQDPLPSAQ, encoded by the coding sequence ATGATCGGCAACATTCTCAAACTCAATATCTTTGCCTCACTGAAGATGATGCTCTTTCCCATGGCGATCATCACCGTGTTCTGGAAGGACCATATCGGCCTGTCGCTCTCGGAGATTCTCCTGGTCAACGTCTTTTTTTCCTCGGCCAACCTCGTGATGGAGTACCCCTCCGGTTACGTCAGCGACCGGCTCGGCTACCGCCTCTCCCTGGTGATTGCCTGCTGTTTCGGTATCTGCGGGTATGCGGCCTATCTCTTTGCCCACAGCTTCTGGCAGGTGATCGGCGCGGAGCTGCTCCTCGGGGTCTGCTACGCCTTTATCAGCGGTTCGGACAATGCCCTGCTCTACGAATCGCTGCGTGCAGATGGGCGCGCCGAGCTTTACACCCGCTGCGACGGCCGCATGGCCAGCTGCGCCCAGATCGGCGAGGCCGGAGGCGCCCTCTGCGCGGGCCTGATGTATGTTGCCAATCCCCTGCTGCCGTTCATGGCCCAGATCGCGGTCTGGACCATGGCCCTGTTGGTGGCCCTGTCGCTCAAGGAACCGGCAGCGGAAAAGGGGCCGCACATCAGCTCGCATATCAGCGAGGCGCTGCGCATCAGCCGCTATGCCCTGACCGAGAAACCGGTCATTCGCGCCACCATGTGTTTTGGCCTCCTGCTCGGACTTTCCAGCTTCTACCCGGTCTGGCTGGTGCAACCCTTCATGCAGGACTGCGGTGTGCCCCTGACCTGGTTCGGCCCCATCTGGGCCGGGGCCAACCTGATGGTCGCCTTCTGCGCCTACCACAGTCACAAACTCCTGGACCGCTTCGGCCTGGAAAGAATGGTCCTGCTCTTTCTCGCCCTGGTGCTCTGCGGGTATCTCGGCCTGGGGCTGACCTCCATGGCGGGCAGTTTTCTCTTCTACTATCTGCTCACCGCCATGCGCGGCCTGCAGGGACCGATCACCCGCAGCCTGTTGCAAGAGCGCGCCACCCGGCACATGCGGGCCTCCATCCTCTCCTTGCACAACCTGCTGTTTCGACTCGGCTATGTCGTCAGCGGGCCGGCCATCGGCTGGATCAGCGACCACCGGGGCATCCAGAGTGCCTTCCTCGCCCTTGCCTGCGGTTTTGCCCTTCTTTTACCCCTGGCGGCCCGAACCTTTCTCAAACATCAACGCCAAGACCCTCTCCCTTCTGCGCAATGA
- the ade gene encoding adenine deaminase, producing the protein MKRTRQTSGMVVDIVNRRVFPARIEVNDDGLIAAMHHEDRPDPGYILPGFVDAHVHVESSMLCPTAFARAAVCRGTLAAVIDPHEIANVLGVPGVEFMVAECGRSPFHFAVGAPSCVPATPFDSAGAVLDGDAVAKLLARKEISHLSEMMNVPGVLTGDKEVAAKLAAARRAGKPIDGHAPGLEGAPLHQYIQAGISTDHECLSLAEAREKAALGMHILLRQGSAARSFQELLPLVQHYPDQCMFCSDDKHPDDLLQGHIDELVRMAVAAGYDLFDVLRAASLNPARHYNIALGLLQAGQPADWIEVDNLQDFRVQRSVLAGEVVAEQGTPRLALEEPLHRPNHFCLRPVNAAQFRIQARPGDCRVIGVREGELVTDALACRPTVVNGEVIADPRRDLLKLAVFNRYAATPAPALALVAGLGLQQGALASSVAHDSHHLICAGTDDALMAQAANAVIAQGGGLAAVDGNGELSLIPLPVAGLMTAGSCEQAAEEYRLVTERARACGCRLLAPFMALSFLALPVIPALKLTDRGLFDASGFAPVDLWLEP; encoded by the coding sequence ATGAAACGCACACGACAGACAAGCGGCATGGTGGTGGACATTGTCAACCGACGGGTTTTCCCGGCCCGCATCGAGGTGAACGATGACGGCCTGATCGCGGCCATGCACCACGAAGACCGTCCCGATCCGGGCTACATCCTCCCCGGTTTTGTCGATGCCCATGTGCACGTGGAAAGCTCGATGCTCTGCCCTACCGCCTTTGCCCGTGCAGCCGTCTGCCGTGGCACCTTGGCGGCCGTGATCGATCCCCATGAAATTGCCAATGTCCTCGGCGTGCCTGGGGTGGAATTCATGGTCGCGGAATGCGGGCGCAGCCCCTTTCATTTTGCCGTCGGCGCGCCGTCCTGTGTCCCGGCCACGCCCTTTGACAGCGCCGGGGCGGTCCTGGATGGTGATGCCGTGGCCAAACTGTTGGCACGCAAGGAGATCAGCCATCTTTCGGAGATGATGAACGTGCCCGGGGTGTTGACGGGCGACAAGGAGGTTGCGGCCAAACTGGCGGCCGCGCGCAGGGCAGGAAAGCCCATCGACGGCCACGCTCCGGGCCTGGAGGGAGCCCCCCTGCACCAGTACATCCAGGCCGGGATCTCCACCGATCACGAATGCCTCAGCCTGGCGGAGGCCAGGGAAAAGGCTGCTCTCGGCATGCACATCCTCCTCCGCCAAGGCTCGGCAGCCCGCAGTTTTCAGGAGTTGCTGCCGCTTGTGCAACACTACCCGGATCAATGCATGTTCTGCAGCGATGACAAGCATCCCGACGACCTGCTCCAGGGCCATATCGATGAACTGGTGCGGATGGCCGTAGCAGCGGGCTATGATCTCTTTGACGTGCTGCGTGCCGCCAGCCTCAATCCGGCCCGGCATTACAACATTGCCCTGGGACTGCTCCAGGCGGGACAACCAGCGGATTGGATCGAGGTCGACAACCTCCAGGATTTTCGCGTGCAGCGATCCGTGCTCGCAGGCGAGGTGGTGGCCGAACAGGGGACTCCCCGGCTCGCTCTCGAGGAGCCACTGCACCGACCCAATCATTTTTGCCTGCGCCCTGTCAACGCCGCGCAGTTCCGCATCCAGGCCAGGCCCGGAGACTGCCGCGTCATCGGCGTCCGCGAGGGCGAGTTGGTGACCGATGCCCTCGCCTGCCGGCCCACGGTGGTCAACGGCGAGGTGATCGCCGATCCCAGGCGGGATCTGCTCAAACTGGCGGTGTTCAACCGCTATGCCGCAACCCCCGCACCGGCCCTGGCCCTGGTTGCAGGACTTGGATTGCAGCAAGGGGCCCTCGCCTCCAGCGTGGCCCACGACTCCCACCACCTGATCTGTGCCGGAACCGACGATGCTTTGATGGCTCAAGCGGCAAATGCGGTCATTGCCCAAGGGGGAGGACTGGCGGCGGTCGACGGCAATGGCGAGCTTAGCCTGATACCCCTGCCGGTTGCCGGGCTGATGACGGCGGGCAGCTGCGAACAGGCGGCTGAAGAGTACCGTCTGGTCACGGAGAGGGCCCGGGCCTGCGGTTGCCGTCTCCTGGCGCCCTTCATGGCCCTTTCTTTCCTCGCCCTGCCGGTGATCCCGGCGCTCAAGCTCACCGACCGGGGACTGTTCGATGCCAGCGGCTTTGCCCCGGTCGATCTCTGGCTGGAGCCTTGA
- a CDS encoding molybdopterin-binding protein, which translates to MTQQQTVEILSIGNELLRGEILDTNTHWICQLVNSRGGKVVRVTLLPDIEEEIAAAVRAGIDRGVGLLLTSGGLGPTDDDLTLAAVARGAGVDLVLHARAREMVRQRYDDFFAQGVMAEGGLNPFREKMAWLPRGAEPIYNPAGTAPGVLLRVGSTAIVSLPGVPPELKGILSESLKDFLDEQFGRGGSYARMITVRCNDESIMAPALTSVVAAYPQVYIKSLARALGEVPELDILFTAVSGKAEECERWVDGAVAHLQEGLSGLGLEHWLKRE; encoded by the coding sequence ATGACACAACAGCAAACCGTGGAAATTCTGTCCATTGGCAATGAACTCCTGCGGGGGGAAATTCTCGATACCAACACCCACTGGATCTGTCAGCTGGTCAACAGCCGGGGCGGAAAGGTGGTGCGGGTGACCCTGTTGCCTGATATCGAGGAGGAGATTGCCGCGGCGGTCAGGGCAGGGATCGATCGCGGGGTGGGGCTGCTACTGACCTCCGGCGGCCTGGGGCCCACCGATGACGACCTGACCCTGGCCGCGGTGGCCCGAGGTGCCGGGGTGGATCTTGTCCTCCACGCCAGGGCCCGGGAGATGGTCCGCCAACGCTACGATGACTTTTTTGCCCAGGGCGTGATGGCCGAAGGGGGGCTCAATCCCTTCCGCGAAAAAATGGCCTGGCTGCCCAGGGGTGCCGAGCCGATCTACAACCCCGCGGGAACCGCACCGGGGGTGCTGCTCCGGGTCGGTTCGACCGCAATCGTCTCCCTGCCCGGCGTTCCCCCGGAACTCAAGGGGATTCTCAGCGAATCGCTCAAGGATTTTCTCGATGAACAGTTCGGCCGCGGCGGCTCCTACGCGCGGATGATCACCGTGCGCTGCAACGACGAATCGATCATGGCGCCCGCCTTGACGAGTGTGGTCGCTGCCTATCCCCAGGTCTATATCAAGTCTTTGGCGCGCGCTTTGGGCGAGGTGCCGGAGCTTGATATCCTCTTCACCGCTGTCAGCGGAAAGGCCGAGGAGTGCGAACGTTGGGTCGACGGCGCTGTCGCCCACCTCCAAGAGGGGCTGAGCGGACTTGGCCTGGAGCATTGGCTGAAAAGAGAATGA